In a genomic window of Candidatus Fusobacterium pullicola:
- the rsgA gene encoding ribosome small subunit-dependent GTPase A: MKGRVINKIQGFYYVKSENNVYECKLRGILKRKESKDNCVVGDIVEISEDNSIINVEKRKNLVERPLVANIDYLVIQFAAKDPDIDYERLNLLLLRSFYYKITPLVIINKIDLLNDREMTELKKGLEFLEKINIKYFLISQKENIGIEELKLFLKDKITAFGGPSGVGKSSIINLLQNEKKLETGETSKRLRRGKHTTKDTNLLELIGGGYIIDTPGFSSVELPDIKDAQELIALFPEFSNRGDCKFNNCLHLNEPSCAIKEAVKNGEILEERYNFYKKVYEKLKQERWNKYE, from the coding sequence ATTAAAGGTCGTGTTATTAATAAAATACAAGGATTTTATTATGTAAAATCTGAAAATAATGTTTATGAATGTAAGCTTAGAGGTATCTTAAAAAGAAAAGAAAGTAAGGATAATTGTGTTGTTGGAGATATTGTTGAAATATCTGAAGATAACTCTATTATAAATGTAGAAAAAAGAAAAAATTTGGTAGAGAGACCTTTAGTTGCCAATATTGATTACTTAGTTATTCAATTTGCTGCTAAGGATCCAGATATTGACTATGAAAGATTAAATCTTCTACTACTTAGAAGCTTTTATTATAAGATAACTCCATTGGTTATTATCAATAAAATTGATTTGCTTAATGATCGTGAAATGACAGAGTTAAAGAAAGGTTTAGAATTTTTAGAAAAAATCAATATCAAGTACTTCTTAATTTCACAAAAAGAAAACATCGGAATTGAAGAGTTAAAATTATTTTTAAAAGATAAAATTACAGCTTTCGGTGGTCCAAGTGGTGTTGGTAAATCTAGTATAATTAATCTTTTACAAAATGAAAAAAAATTAGAAACTGGTGAAACAAGTAAGAGACTTAGAAGAGGAAAACATACTACTAAGGATACCAATCTTCTTGAGTTAATTGGTGGAGGATATATAATAGATACTCCCGGATTTTCATCTGTAGAACTACCTGATATAAAAGATGCTCAAGAACTTATTGCTCTTTTTCCAGAGTTTTCTAATAGAGGAGATTGTAAATTTAATAATTGTCTTCATCTAAATGAACCATCTTGTGCTATTAAAGAAGCTGTTAAAAATGGGGAAATCTTAGAGGAAAGATATAATTTCTATAAAAAAGTATATGAAAAATTAAAACAGGAGAGGTGGAATAAATATGAGTAA
- a CDS encoding MarR family transcriptional regulator, with the protein MTENINKVNEILEEFYKLFYKTEDMALKRGIKCLTHTELHLIEAIGEESLTMNELSDRIGITMGTATVAVSKLTEKGFITRIRSNSDRRKVYVSLTDKGSKALTYHNNYHKMIMSSITENIADKDLSHFIEIFELILGALQEKTDYFRPLTIVDFNVGERVSIVEIKGTPIVQNYFAGHGIENFSVVEILPSTAKETFVIKSPTGEVVELDILDAKNLIGIKAD; encoded by the coding sequence ATGACTGAAAATATTAATAAAGTAAATGAAATTTTAGAAGAGTTTTATAAGCTTTTTTATAAAACAGAAGATATGGCTCTTAAAAGAGGTATTAAGTGTTTAACTCATACAGAATTACATTTAATAGAAGCTATTGGAGAGGAATCTCTTACTATGAATGAACTTTCTGACAGGATAGGAATAACTATGGGAACTGCTACAGTAGCTGTTTCTAAGCTTACTGAAAAGGGATTTATCACTAGAATTCGTTCAAATTCAGACAGAAGAAAAGTTTACGTTTCTTTAACTGACAAAGGTAGCAAAGCTTTAACTTATCATAATAACTATCATAAAATGATTATGTCTAGTATAACTGAAAATATAGCTGATAAAGATTTAAGTCATTTTATCGAAATTTTTGAGCTAATTCTTGGAGCTTTACAAGAGAAAACTGATTATTTCAGACCACTTACTATTGTTGATTTTAATGTAGGAGAGAGAGTTTCTATAGTTGAAATTAAAGGTACTCCTATCGTTCAAAATTACTTTGCTGGACATGGAATAGAAAACTTTAGTGTTGTTGAAATATTACCTTCTACAGCAAAGGAAACTTTTGTTATCAAATCTCCAACTGGAGAAGTAGTGGAATTAGATATTCTTGATGCTAAAAATTTAATAGGAATAAAGGCTGACTAA
- a CDS encoding ribulose-phosphate 3-epimerase: MSNIKIAPSILSADFSKLGEEVIAIDKAGADYVHIDVMDGHFVPNLTFGAPVIKAIRNKTNLVFDVHLMIDKPERYIEDFAKAGADIIVVHAESTIHLHRVIQQIKATGKKAGVSLNPATPVDVLKYIIDDLDMVLVMSVNPGFGGQKFIESSVQKIKDVRALSKTVDIQVDGGITDKTIGRCIEAGANVFVAGSYVFSGDYKERIDSLKRG; this comes from the coding sequence ATGAGTAATATAAAAATTGCTCCTTCAATATTATCAGCAGATTTTAGCAAATTAGGAGAAGAGGTTATAGCTATTGATAAAGCTGGAGCCGACTATGTACATATAGATGTTATGGATGGACACTTTGTCCCTAACTTAACTTTTGGAGCACCAGTAATAAAAGCTATCAGAAATAAAACTAACTTGGTTTTTGATGTTCACTTAATGATAGATAAACCAGAAAGATATATTGAAGATTTTGCAAAGGCTGGAGCTGATATCATTGTAGTTCATGCTGAATCTACTATACATTTACATAGAGTAATACAACAAATTAAAGCTACTGGGAAAAAAGCAGGAGTTTCTCTAAATCCAGCTACTCCAGTAGATGTTCTAAAATATATAATTGATGACCTTGATATGGTGTTAGTTATGAGTGTTAATCCTGGTTTTGGTGGACAAAAATTTATAGAAAGCTCTGTTCAAAAAATAAAAGATGTTAGAGCATTAAGTAAAACTGTCGATATTCAAGTTGATGGTGGAATAACAGATAAAACTATAGGAAGATGTATAGAAGCTGGGGCAAATGTTTTTGTAGCTGGTTCTTATGTATTTTCTGGAGATTATAAAGAAAGAATTGATAGTTTAAAGAGAGGTTAA
- the hpt gene encoding hypoxanthine phosphoribosyltransferase, translated as MEYTIKTLLTREEVERRIKELAKEIEKDYQGKDLLVVGLLKGSVVFMTDLIKEIDLPLEIDFMSASSYSGTESTGIINISKDLDIDVKDREVLIVEDIIDTGLTLSHVRKMLEERGTKSLKICTLLDKPSRRTVEIKGDYTGFEIPDEFVVGYGLDYDQQHRNLPYIGIVVKK; from the coding sequence GTGGAATATACTATTAAAACTCTTTTAACAAGAGAAGAAGTTGAAAGAAGAATCAAGGAATTAGCTAAGGAGATTGAAAAAGATTATCAAGGTAAAGATCTTTTAGTTGTTGGGCTATTAAAGGGTTCAGTAGTCTTTATGACTGACCTTATAAAAGAGATAGATTTACCTCTTGAAATTGATTTTATGAGTGCTTCTAGTTACTCAGGAACTGAAAGTACAGGAATAATCAATATTTCAAAAGATTTAGATATTGATGTAAAAGATAGAGAAGTTTTAATTGTAGAGGATATTATAGACACAGGACTAACATTAAGCCATGTAAGAAAAATGTTAGAAGAAAGAGGAACAAAATCACTTAAAATATGTACTTTACTAGATAAACCAAGTAGAAGAACTGTTGAGATAAAAGGTGACTACACAGGATTTGAAATTCCAGATGAGTTTGTAGTAGGGTATGGATTAGATTATGATCAACAACATAGAAATTTACCATATATTGGAATTGTTGTAAAAAAATAA
- a CDS encoding PASTA domain-containing protein, with translation MNKKIVSISLLTILGIVFITTFLLKIFEIIYFNEKYYKIPNLKSHTIEEVKKVLENNELHIEKMGEEFSDFPIGQIFLQEPEANSIVKKDRTVKVWVSKGKALVQVPNLTGMNYLDAKVIAEQKGLILDKVFTVKAQGKYNEVLATDPNTDTLMTRGEKISFLVNGAEQIAEITMPDLIGLSFDSALNILTKNSLIVGNVEFSSIPEVGKNVIIKSSVKSGTKIPAGSAIDLTINN, from the coding sequence ATGAATAAAAAAATAGTTTCTATCTCTTTATTAACAATTTTAGGAATAGTTTTTATTACAACTTTTTTACTAAAAATATTTGAAATTATATATTTTAATGAAAAATATTATAAAATTCCTAATTTAAAATCTCATACTATTGAAGAGGTTAAAAAAGTTTTAGAAAATAATGAGTTACATATTGAAAAAATGGGAGAAGAGTTTTCAGATTTTCCTATTGGACAGATATTTTTACAAGAACCGGAAGCAAATTCTATTGTGAAAAAAGATAGAACTGTAAAAGTTTGGGTAAGTAAAGGAAAAGCTCTTGTTCAAGTTCCTAATCTTACTGGAATGAATTATCTTGATGCTAAAGTTATTGCAGAACAAAAAGGATTAATTCTTGATAAAGTATTTACAGTAAAAGCTCAAGGTAAATATAATGAAGTTTTAGCAACTGATCCTAATACAGATACATTAATGACTAGAGGAGAAAAAATCTCTTTTCTTGTCAATGGAGCTGAACAGATAGCAGAAATTACTATGCCAGATTTAATTGGACTTTCTTTTGATAGTGCATTAAATATTCTTACTAAAAATTCTCTGATTGTAGGAAATGTTGAATTTTCCTCTATACCAGAAGTGGGAAAAAATGTTATAATAAAGAGTAGCGTTAAAAGTGGTACAAAAATACCAGCAGGTTCTGCTATTGATTTAACAATTAATAATTAA